In Microbispora sp. ZYX-F-249, one genomic interval encodes:
- a CDS encoding CDP-alcohol phosphatidyltransferase family protein — protein sequence MGGFTLDDILATRKPRDSWWTVFMVDPLACRLALLVANHTSITPNGLTRLSMLIGFASAAAFAEGMLVAGAALFYLSFTVDCMDGKIARLKGTGTPFGLWLDYVGDRLRVVCCAFGLGFGEYARTGDADVVLAAVGVVVLDLFRYINGPQLKRVKDATRALVEARMEGQCVLAESVLRARPRTELGQAAAEFGQVADDTGATVVDLQKAFHARFPWYDRFRVFLVRRRVRTHVMSGIEFHAAVFVVAPLLGPAALVPVSAVAGALLLAFEMSLVYRVWLASRQVPRTAAEREKILV from the coding sequence ATGGGGGGCTTCACGCTGGACGACATACTCGCGACGCGCAAGCCGAGGGACTCGTGGTGGACCGTCTTCATGGTCGATCCACTCGCCTGCCGGCTCGCGCTGCTCGTGGCTAACCACACATCGATCACACCGAACGGGCTGACCAGACTGTCCATGCTGATCGGCTTCGCCTCGGCGGCCGCCTTCGCGGAGGGCATGCTCGTCGCCGGTGCGGCGCTGTTCTATCTCAGTTTCACGGTCGACTGCATGGACGGGAAGATCGCCAGGCTCAAGGGCACGGGGACGCCCTTCGGTCTGTGGCTCGACTACGTCGGCGACCGGCTGCGGGTGGTCTGCTGCGCCTTCGGGCTGGGGTTCGGGGAGTACGCCCGGACGGGCGACGCCGATGTGGTGCTCGCCGCCGTCGGCGTCGTCGTGCTCGACCTGTTCCGCTACATCAACGGCCCGCAGCTGAAGCGGGTCAAGGACGCCACCCGCGCGCTGGTGGAGGCGCGGATGGAGGGGCAGTGCGTCCTCGCCGAGAGCGTCCTGCGGGCCAGGCCGCGGACCGAGCTGGGGCAGGCCGCCGCGGAGTTCGGCCAGGTCGCCGACGACACCGGCGCCACCGTGGTCGACCTGCAGAAGGCGTTCCACGCCCGCTTTCCCTGGTACGACAGGTTCCGCGTCTTCCTGGTGCGGCGGCGGGTGCGCACCCACGTCATGAGCGGCATCGAGTTCCACGCCGCGGTCTTCGTCGTGGCCCCGCTCCTCGGGCCCGCGGCCCTGGTGCCGGTCTCGGCCGTGGCCGGCGCGCTCCTGCTGGCGTTCGAGATGAGCCTGGTCTACCGCGTCTGGCTGGCCTCGCGCCAGGTGCCCCGCACCGCCGCCGAGAGA
- a CDS encoding stealth family protein → MPVVTLYRRLQGRLPSWEPAPRAALIRPHAGPLQAQRETLDVVCALLTRAGVPYFCVRPLPNRPPVVAVPEDSRTRALAALAAGDHPLFAARQPYGRQGSRARQADAGRMRPLRRAAALLGDARVVRVAMYFASPSRTLTLGPENGCDLEFWAREGDELVAPRPNPACDRVPADGPSVDGGEELFTPLACAARRARSYRTRPEFVRRLLDDIDFPIDAVYTWVDGADPAWRARRDQAERGEALRSGGPLSEMATTEARFTSRDELRYSLRSLLMYAPWINRVWIVTDGQTPPWLDTTHPMVAVVDHKEIFTDPSVLPVFNSHAIETQLHHIDGLSEHFLYFNDDFFLGRPLPPRTFFEGNGITRFFPSTVHVPFGAPETEESPVHAAGMNNRRILEDLTGRTITQKLKHVPYALRRSLMYELEQRFAAEFAATARSRFRTSRDISVVSSLAHYYGYLSGRAVPGTVDYTYVDLSLPKTPAKLRRMLARRRHDVFCLNDTAPTTVEQDALLGRFLEAYFPTPAPFERH, encoded by the coding sequence ATGCCCGTTGTCACGTTGTACCGGCGGCTGCAGGGGCGGCTGCCGTCATGGGAGCCCGCACCACGGGCCGCGCTCATCCGGCCGCACGCGGGTCCGCTGCAGGCCCAGCGCGAGACGCTGGACGTGGTGTGCGCCCTGCTGACCCGGGCGGGCGTGCCGTACTTCTGCGTCCGCCCGCTGCCGAACCGGCCGCCCGTCGTCGCCGTGCCCGAGGACTCGCGCACGCGCGCGCTCGCCGCGCTCGCGGCCGGCGACCACCCGCTGTTCGCGGCGCGGCAGCCGTACGGCAGGCAGGGGTCGCGGGCGCGCCAGGCGGACGCGGGCCGGATGCGCCCGCTGCGGCGGGCGGCGGCGCTGCTCGGCGACGCCAGGGTCGTGCGGGTGGCCATGTACTTCGCCAGCCCCTCGCGCACGCTGACACTCGGCCCGGAGAACGGCTGCGACCTGGAGTTCTGGGCCCGGGAGGGTGACGAGCTGGTCGCGCCCAGGCCGAACCCCGCCTGCGACCGCGTGCCCGCCGACGGCCCTTCGGTGGACGGCGGCGAGGAGCTGTTCACCCCTCTGGCGTGCGCCGCCCGCCGGGCCCGCTCCTACCGCACCCGGCCCGAGTTCGTACGGCGGCTGCTGGACGACATCGACTTCCCGATCGACGCCGTCTACACCTGGGTGGACGGCGCCGACCCGGCCTGGCGGGCGCGCCGCGACCAGGCCGAACGCGGCGAGGCGCTGCGCTCCGGCGGCCCGCTGAGCGAGATGGCGACCACGGAGGCGCGGTTCACCAGCAGGGACGAGCTGCGCTATTCACTGCGCTCGCTGCTGATGTACGCGCCCTGGATCAACCGGGTGTGGATCGTCACCGACGGTCAGACGCCGCCGTGGCTCGACACCACCCACCCCATGGTCGCGGTGGTCGACCACAAGGAGATCTTCACCGACCCGTCGGTGCTGCCGGTGTTCAACTCCCACGCCATCGAGACGCAGCTGCACCACATCGACGGGCTCAGCGAGCATTTCCTGTACTTCAACGACGACTTCTTCCTGGGACGGCCGCTGCCTCCCCGGACCTTCTTCGAGGGCAACGGGATCACCCGGTTCTTCCCCAGCACGGTCCACGTGCCCTTCGGGGCGCCGGAGACCGAGGAGTCGCCGGTGCACGCCGCCGGCATGAACAACCGGCGCATCCTGGAGGACCTGACCGGCCGCACGATCACGCAGAAACTCAAGCACGTGCCGTACGCGCTGCGCCGGTCGCTGATGTACGAGCTGGAGCAGCGGTTCGCGGCGGAGTTCGCGGCGACCGCCCGCAGCAGGTTCCGCACGTCGCGGGACATCTCCGTGGTCTCCTCGCTCGCGCACTACTACGGCTACCTGAGCGGGCGGGCGGTCCCCGGCACCGTCGACTACACCTACGTCGACTTGTCGCTGCCGAAGACGCCCGCCAAGCTCCGCCGCATGCTCGCCCGGCGCAGGCACGACGTGTTCTGCCTCAACGACACCGCGCCCACCACCGTCGAGCAGGACGCCCTGCTGGGGCGCTTCCTGGAGGCATACTTCCCCACCCCGGCGCCGTTCGAGCGGCACTGA